From one Methylomonas paludis genomic stretch:
- a CDS encoding YggT family protein: MGANYMTDPLVFLIDTVVSLYILAVVLRFLLQWIRADFYNPISQFLVKITHPPLRILRRFVPAIGRIDTSSLLLAILLQTLANYAILALKGLSISILALLVLSFADLLKILLDVFVYAIFAGAILSWFAPASYSSVAGIIYSLTEPLLSICRRILPDLGAIDLSPLVALVLLQLAKMMILPPLQQLAGLLS; this comes from the coding sequence ATGGGTGCCAATTACATGACTGATCCGCTAGTATTCCTGATAGACACCGTTGTGTCACTGTATATACTGGCGGTTGTGCTGCGCTTTTTATTGCAATGGATACGCGCGGATTTTTACAATCCAATCTCACAATTTTTGGTCAAGATTACGCATCCGCCATTGCGGATATTGCGGCGATTTGTGCCTGCCATCGGTCGTATCGATACCTCATCCCTGCTGCTGGCTATCCTGCTGCAGACTTTGGCCAATTATGCCATACTGGCACTTAAAGGCCTGTCTATCAGTATCTTGGCGCTGTTGGTACTGTCGTTTGCCGATTTATTAAAAATCTTGCTGGACGTATTTGTTTACGCCATTTTTGCCGGCGCCATACTCAGCTGGTTTGCACCTGCCAGTTACAGTTCGGTGGCAGGTATAATCTATAGCCTTACCGAACCGCTGTTAAGCATTTGCCGGCGTATTTTGCCGGATTTAGGCGCCATCGACCTATCGCCTTTAGTGGCCCTGGTATTACTGCAACTAGCTAAAATGATGATATTGCCGCCTCTCCAGCAGTTAGCAGGGCTGTTAAGTTAA